The genome window gtgcgcagagagcttcatggaatgggtttccatggccgagcagctgcatccaagccatacatcaccaagtgcaatgcaaagcgtcggatgcagtggtgtaaagcacgccgccgctggactctagagcagtggagacgcgttctctggagtgacgaatcgcgcttctccatctggcaatctgatggacgagtctgggtttggcggtggccaggagaacggtacttgtctgactgcattgtgccaagtgtaaagtttggtggaggggggattatggtgtggggttgtttttcaggagctgggcttggccccttagttccagtgaaaggaactctgaatgcttcagcataccaagacattttggacaattccatgctcccaactttgtgggaacagtttggagctggccccttcctcttccaacatgactgtgcaccagtgcacaaagcaaggtccataaagacatggatgacagagtctggtgtggatgaacttgactggcctgcacagagtcctgacctcaacccgatagaacacctttgggatgaattagagcggagactgagagccaggccttctcgtccaacatcagtgtgtgacctcacaaatgcgcttctggaagaatggtcaaaaattcccataaacacactcctaaaccttgtggacagccttcccagaagagttgaagctgttatagctgcaaagggtggaccgacgtcatattgaaccctatggattaggaatgggatgtcacttaagttcatatgcgagtcaaggcaggtgagcgaatacttttggcaatatagtgtatgtaaaggTATATGAAATATATCCCTGGTAAACATCTGATAAAAGAATTTCTTTTAAGgttgtttatttatacatactgaATGCCAAAAcagattaattaaaaaagaattagtctttatttgtcacatatacattacaacacagtgaaattctttcttcgcatattccagccttggaggttggggtcagagcgcagggtcagccatgacacagcacccctggagcagagagggttaagggccttgctcaacggcccagcagtggcaacttggtggtgctggggcttgaacccctgatcttccgggcaacgacccagagccttaaccacttgagccaccaccccTGTCTTCCTCTATAATCCTAATATCTGTCTAAAGTCAAAGAAACTGATTAAAATCTAAGGGCAGGATAACAAGTTGTTAAATATTAGCCTGTTACTTGTTCACTAACATTTCAGAGGTTCAGTGATGCATCTCTTAGCTTGCTTTAGTTATTTGCTCCTGTTCCTTGATTCCATGTGCAACGATTTGTGACCCTTGTGCGTTTCCCTTTCTTTATTTAAGGAGATATAGGAGTTTATACTTTTGCAGTATTGTTTTTTGTAAAGAATTGGAAGCTATAATTTTAAGGTTACTTGTTTTGAATGAGTGACTTCTTGTACTTTTGTAATGCATGTTACATATCTGTATATTTTAAGTTTTGtagcatgttgtgtgtgtgtgttgtaccttGACATAACCAGTTCAGCTGTGGCCCAGCCCATGGCAGCCACCATTATTTTGTACTCTCCCTTCCCGGCGTTTCTGGACATGACGAGATGAAGCCCTAGCAGATCTGCCATGTCCACTGTGGCCTTCATAAATTCCTGCAGGTCAGGACATAAAAGAGTAAATAGATTGTGTGACCTCATTATTAAATACAGACGAATCTGTAATCAAGtccacatttctgtcattttcattAACAGTAGATTCTCAGTGTCTGCTGAAAGTCACATGCATAATGCTGATAAACTGCTATATAGCTGTAGTAAGAAATGCTCAGCTTGTGCTGCCTAATGCAATTTGCAAGTCAATGTGACTCAATGATACTGTGCCAAAATGACCAGGATCAGTTTTTTTACTTTCAAAGCAGCAAGTTTTCTGTTATGAATCTACATGATTTTACTGAAACTGGTTGTCGCTTACCCCGACGAAGTCATATACACCAGCACCGCCCTCCCAGGTGGGAAAGAATGTAGCGAGGAACAGCATCTGTAGGACACAAAAGAAAATGGGGGTAGAGCATGACCTCAGGTCGTTTACACTGCAAATACATCTATATTGATGAGACCCAAGATTATTTCTCACTTTGCATAGTTGTACAAAGAGGTAAGTAGCCCCTGCTTGGACACATCTCCAGAATGCGTTGTATTCTGATCTGAAACAAATTGAGAGAAAATCATCATTTTAAGAGCAAATCAGTTTTTCTACAAAACAATATTCATGATTTTTCTATGGAATAAGATACTATGAAACAGTCAGCCTTGTACACACAACCTCTCATCAACTCTCTCTTTCAGCTTACAACAACAATGCCATGCAGCTGAGGTCATGGGTTTACAAAGGTcttgtaaaatgttaataattaaaaaataaaataaaaaggtatcaTAAAATTGCATTGTCTTTTTGATTTGGTTAAACTATAAGCTTAATACTGTGTGGTACCTGGATGGATGGGTTTTATGTTTTAAGATAATTATTCATGAGTCCTTTGTTTCTCCTATTCAGTTACATTGTCCTCTTGGTCCTGCACATTCCTTGGTTTTGCAGCATCTTCTGCATATTTGCCACTTTTTAAACAGCAGCTATGTGATTTTAAGGTCAATCATTTGAAACAGGATGACTGACGGACTGGTAAAGTATTATACAAGGTGCACACATTCACTGACGCTAAAGAAGGCAGCATTATGAGCCATGAGTGTAAAACTTTAAACAGGATGGTCAgtgtaaatacactatattgccaaacgttttgggacacccctccaaatcactgaatataggagttgtttttcaggggttgggctcagcccccttagttccagtgaaagaaactcttaatgcttcagcttaccaagacattttggacaatttcatgctcccaactttgtgggaacagttttggcCCCTTCCCATTCccacatgactgcacaccagtgcacaaagcaaggtccataaagacatggatgagtgagtttggtgtggaggaacttcacagagtcctgacctcaacccgatagaacgcctttgggatgaattaaagtggagactgcgagccagaccttctcgtccaacatcagtgcctgacctcacaaatgcgcttctagaggaatggtcaaaaattcccataaacacactcctaaaccttgtggaaagccttccaagaagatttaaagattttatagctacaaagggtgggacaactccatattactttcatgggcatgtaaaggcagacgtcccagttttggcctggctcagagtctccactctaattcatccatgtctttatggaccttgctttgtgcactggtgtgcagtcatgttggaacaggaaggggtcatcccttaaaccgttcccacaaagtcgggagcataaaattgtccaaaatgtcttggtatgctgaagcattaagagacaCATGAATTAAATTGATACATTGATTCACTCTTACTATAGTGTAAGATACTACTTTAGGTCACACTTTAAAAGCTCTTTGGGAAGATTATTGAAAGCTCCTGTAAGAGGATTAAGATGCAGCACCACATTTCAGGCTGAGCAACACCTTAGACGTAATGTTTTGCATAAACAAACGCAAAACACTTTTTTACACATTGAAAGTGCAAGAAGATACACTTACAATCCACTGCATTTGTATGTTATGAAGTAAGGAAAATACGCCAAGGCAAAACAATTCCCGAAATGAAAAAGCGTCATTTCTCAAGaagtaactataaaataaagaaacaccTCTTGGACctgtcgagagagagagagagagagagagagagagagagagaatgaataaacGAGAACAAGATCAACAGTGCTATGTCTTTTAGTTTGTATTTCACAATAACATATTTAAGTAAACAAATACATATTAAATGCTTAACAAGTATCCGTAATGATAGTACATCAAGCGGCTACAACCATTGGCTGAATCCTAATAAGGCGCCCTACAGTTTGTATAGAGCCCTATGTAGGGATCAGGAACTGTTGTTTCATACCCTATATAGTTCCCCTATACAGGGAACACGGGGCCATTTGGGATTCGGCGCACGCTCAGAGGCTAGAGGGCTACAAGCTACATGGCTAACAGCTAGAGGCTCACACGACAAATCGAATTGACACTTTTTCTCGCAACACACACCTCCCAAACAACTCAATAAGtatgtttaataaaaagtatacattttaataacaatACATTCAATACGTTACCAAATGACCGCTGAGGTTTCCCAATGAAACGTCTTCTTGGAGAGACAGGTTTCACATTGAAAAGGTTCCGGACTTCaacaacactgcacataaaaTAAACGTTCCGGGTTT of Hemibagrus wyckioides isolate EC202008001 linkage group LG23, SWU_Hwy_1.0, whole genome shotgun sequence contains these proteins:
- the tmem147 gene encoding BOS complex subunit TMEM147, with protein sequence MTLFHFGNCFALAYFPYFITYKCSGLSEYNAFWRCVQAGATYLFVQLCKMLFLATFFPTWEGGAGVYDFVGEFMKATVDMADLLGLHLVMSRNAGKGEYKIMVAAMGWATAELVMSRCIPLWVGARGIEFDWKYIQMSFDSNISLVHYIAMAAVVWMFTRYDLPKSFRLPVTVLLGLCVYKAFLMELFVHVFLLGSWTALLVKAVLTGAISLCSLLLFITLVHSN